In Symphalangus syndactylus isolate Jambi chromosome 6, NHGRI_mSymSyn1-v2.1_pri, whole genome shotgun sequence, a genomic segment contains:
- the LOC129483890 gene encoding LOW QUALITY PROTEIN: mas-related G-protein coupled receptor member X3-like (The sequence of the model RefSeq protein was modified relative to this genomic sequence to represent the inferred CDS: deleted 2 bases in 1 codon): protein MDPSIPALDTELTPINGTEETPCYKQTLSLTVLTCIISLLGLTGNAVVLWLLGCRMRRNAFSIYILNLAAADFLFPSGHVIRSASLLIHICHPVSKILIPVMTFLYFTGLSFLSAVSTERCLCVLWRTWYRCRGPTHLSAVVCVLLWALSLLRSILEWRFCDFLFCDADSVWCQTSDFITVAWLIFLCVVLCGSSLVLLVRIICGSWKMPLTGLYVTILLTVLVFLLRSLSFGIQWALSTGIHLDLEVIFCRVHLVSIFLSPLNSSANPVIYFFVGSFRQRQNRQNLKLVPQRALQDMPEVDVGGWWLPEGTLELSGSRFGQ, encoded by the exons ATGGATCCAAGCATCCCAGCCTTGGATACAGAACTGACACCAATTAACGGAACTGAGGAGACTCCTTGTTACAAGCAGACCCTGAGCCTCACGGTGCTGACGTGCATCATTTCTCTTCTCGGGCTGACGGGAAACGCGGTTGTGCTCTGGCTCCTGGGCTGCCGCATGCGCAGGAACGCCTTCTCCATCTACATCCTCAACCTGGCCGCGGCAGACTTCCTCTTCCCCAGCGGCCACGTTATACGTTCCGCCTCACTCCTCATCCATATCTGTCATCCCGTCTCCAAAATCCTCATTCCTGTGATGACCTTTCTATACTTTACAGGCCTGAGCTTTCTGAGTGCCGTGAGTACCGAGCGCTGCCTGTGCGTCCTGTGGCGCACTTGGTACCGCTGCCGCGGCCCC ACACACCTTTCAGCGGTCGTGTGCGTCTTGCTCTGGGCCCTGTCCCTACTGCGGAGCATCCTGGAGTGGAGGTTCTGTGACTTCCTGTTTTGTGATGCTGATTCTGTTTGGTGTCAAACATCAGATTTCATCACAGTCgcgtggctgatttttttatgtgTGGTCCTCTGTGGGTCCAGCCTGGTCCTGCTCGTTAGGATTATCTGTGGATCCTGGAAGATGCCGCTGACCGGGCTGTACGTGACGATCCTGCTCACAGTGCTGGTCTTCCTACTCCGCAGCCTTTCCTTCGGCATTCAGTGGGCCCTGTCTACTGGGATCCACCTGGATTTGGAAGTCATTTTCTGTCGTGTCCATCTAGTTTCCATTTTCCTGTCCCCTCTAAACAGTAGTGCCAACCCTGTCATTTACTTCTTCGTGGGCTCCTTTAGGCAGCGTCAAAATAGGCAGAACCTGAAGCTGGTTCCCCAGAGGGCTCTGCAGGACATGCCTGAGGTGGATGTAGGTGGATGGTGGCTTCCTGAGGGAACCCTGGAGCTGTCGGGAAGCAGATTCGGGCAGTGA